Proteins found in one Micropterus dolomieu isolate WLL.071019.BEF.003 ecotype Adirondacks linkage group LG12, ASM2129224v1, whole genome shotgun sequence genomic segment:
- the mmp14a gene encoding matrix metalloproteinase-14a: MLPQLVTLACCLCCFGFTSVTANVLKAEAWLQQYGYLPPGDVRAQALRSPKSIEKAISAMQRFYGLTVTGSTDSNTMEAMRRPRCGVPDKFGPALKSNLRRKRYAVQGLKWDKSEVTFSIQNYTPKIGERATNEAIRKAFKVWESVIPLTFREIPYSHIRDKVDKFADIMLSFAEGFHGDSTPFDGEGGFLAHAYFPGHGIGGDTHFDLAEPWTTGNTDQGGNDVFLVAVHELGHALGLEHSNDPSAIMAPFYQWFETENFQLPDDDRKGIQAIYGTKSGAPPPPPRPTKPSKPNKPDHGPDICEGHFDTIAVLRGEKFVFKDKWFWRVRNNKVLPGYPMTISHFWKGLPSSINAAYERDDGKFVFFKGDRYWVFSESSMDKDSPKSLTDMGTGLPKDKLDAALFYTPTGQTYFFKGTKYYRFNEQTQTVDSGYPKPISMWNGAPDNIKAAIMSEDGSYTYFYKANKYWKFNNQYMKVESGYPKSVLSDWMGCESEEPRKGREEVIIIEVNESQSGAGPVAVVIPLLLLVLVVVTLGALLFFRKYGTPRRLLYCQRSLLDKV; this comes from the exons ATGCTGCCCCAGCTCGTCACCCTGGCCTGTTGTCTCTGCTGCTTTGGTTTTACCTCAGTCACTGCAAATGTACTAAAAGCAGAG GCTTGGCTGCAGCAGTATGGCTACCTGCCTCCAGGTGACGTCAGAGCTCAGGCCCTCCGCTCACCAAAGTCAATTGAAAAAGCGATATCAGCCATGCAGAGGTTTTATGGTTTGACtgtcactggctccacagactCCAACACCATGGA GGCGATGAGACGGCCGAGGTGTGGCGTCCCAGACAAGTTTGGCCCGGCGCTGAAAAGCAACCTAAGAAGGAAGAGATACGCCGTGCAGGGTCTGAAGTGGGACAAGTCTGAGGTGACCTTCAG CATACAGAACTACACCCCTAAGATTGGCGAGCGAGCCACAAATGAAGCCATCCGAAAAGCTTTCAAGGTGTGGGAGAGCGTGATCCCGCTGACCTTCAGAGAGATCCCCTACAGCCACATCAGAGACAAGGTCGACAAGTTCGCAGACATCATGCTCTCCTTCGCAGAGGGCTTTCATGGCGACAGCACGCCCTTCGACGGCGAGGGCGGATTCCTTGCTCATGCTTACTTCCCTGGACACGGCATCGGTGGAGACACGCACTTTGACCTCGCCGAGCCCTGGACTACAGGGAACACCGACCaagggg GTAATGATGTGTTCCTGGTAGCTGTCCATGAGCTGGGTCATGCTCTGGGTCTGGAGCACTCCAACGACCCCTCTGCCATCATGGCCCCCTTCTACCAGTGGTTTGAAACTGAAAACTTCCAGCTCCCAGATGATGACCGCAAAGGCATCCAGGCAATATACG GAACCAAGTCTGGagctccccctcctccccctcgaCCCACGAAGCCGTCCAAACCCAACAAGCCAGACCACGGCCCAGACATCTGTGAGGGACACTTTGACACCATCGCTGTCCTGAGAGGGGAAAAGTTTGTATTTAAG gacAAGTGGTTTTGGCGTGTGCGTAATAACAAGGTATTGCCAGGCTACCCGATGACCATCAGTCACTTCTGGAAGGGTCTTCCCTCAAGCATCAACGCCGCCTACGAGAGGGATGATGGAAAATTTGTCTTCTTCAAGG GTGACAGGTACTGGGTTTTCAGTGAGTCCAGCATGGACAAGGATTCCCCCAAGAGCCTGACAGACATGGGCACCGGTCTACCCAAGGACAAGCTCGATGCTGCTCTCTTCTACACGCCGACAGGACAGACGTACTTCTTCAAAGGCACTAA GTACTACCGTTTCAACGAGCAGACTCAAACCGTGGACAGCGGCTATCCAAAGCCCATCAGCATGTGGAACGGTGCACCGGACAACATCAAGGCTGCCATCATGAGTGAAGATGGAT CTTACACATATTTCTACAAAGCCAACAAGTACTGGAAGTTCAACAACCAGTACATGAAGGTGGAGTCCGGCTACCCCAAGTCTGTGCTCAGTGACTGGATGGGCTGCGAAAGCGAGGAGCCCAGGAAGGGTCGGGAAGAGGTGATCATCATCGAGGTGAACGAGTCACAGAGCGGGGCCGGGCCGGTGGCCGTGGTGATCCCTCTCCTCCTACTGGTGCTGGTTGTGGTCACTCTGGGAGCGCTTTTGTTCTTCAGGAAGTACGGCACGCCTCGACGCCTCCTCTACTGCCAGAGATCCCTCCTGGACAAGGTGTAG